The following proteins come from a genomic window of Desulfobulbaceae bacterium:
- the gatB gene encoding Asp-tRNA(Asn)/Glu-tRNA(Gln) amidotransferase subunit GatB, producing SFRCDANISLRPIGETKLGTRTELKNMNSFRNVQRALEYEVRRQRDLLLDGEVIVQETLLWDPDRNVTNSMRSKEEAHDYRYFPDPDLVPIIIDDEWLEQIRQTLPELPGERKRRFIEVLSLPEYDAEVLTSTKELADYFEEAYQGYANVKKLSNWIMTELMREFKGEIGEDIASCQVRPKNLAALLALIDSGSISGKIAKTVFTEMLASGKEPEAIVKEKGLVQMSDEGDLVKVVRDILAKNTEQVAQFREGKTKVMGFFVGQLMKQTQGRANPQMANDLFMKELG from the coding sequence AGCTTCCGCTGCGACGCCAATATCTCCCTGCGACCGATAGGCGAGACCAAATTAGGCACCCGTACTGAACTCAAGAACATGAACTCGTTCCGCAACGTGCAACGCGCCCTTGAATACGAAGTCCGCCGCCAGCGCGATTTACTCCTGGACGGTGAGGTAATTGTTCAAGAGACTCTGCTGTGGGACCCGGACCGCAACGTCACCAACTCTATGCGCAGCAAGGAAGAGGCCCACGACTACCGTTATTTCCCAGACCCGGACCTAGTCCCCATTATCATCGACGACGAATGGCTGGAGCAAATACGACAAACTCTGCCTGAACTGCCAGGAGAACGCAAACGCCGGTTCATTGAGGTATTAAGCCTGCCGGAGTACGATGCCGAAGTCCTGACTTCGACTAAGGAACTCGCCGATTATTTCGAGGAGGCGTATCAAGGCTACGCCAATGTCAAGAAGCTCAGCAATTGGATCATGACCGAGTTGATGCGGGAGTTCAAGGGAGAGATCGGCGAGGACATCGCTAGCTGCCAGGTACGGCCCAAAAACCTCGCCGCCCTGCTTGCGCTGATCGATTCTGGCAGTATCAGCGGCAAAATCGCCAAGACAGTCTTTACCGAGATGCTCGCCTCAGGAAAAGAACCAGAGGCCATCGTTAAAGAAAAAGGCCTGGTGCAGATGAGCGACGAAGGCGATCTGGTCAAAGTCGTTCGTGATATTTTGGCCAAGAACACCGAGCAAGTAGCTCAGTTCCGGGAAGGCAAGACCAAGGTAATGGGTTTTT